The Aphelocoma coerulescens isolate FSJ_1873_10779 chromosome 8, UR_Acoe_1.0, whole genome shotgun sequence genome contains the following window.
CATGCCAATGACTCTgggctgggtcctgggctccaTGGTACCAAGGGACCAGGGAGCCAGCTGGGCATCAGTGCCAGGATggcagagggaagagagaaaggtAAGGACAGGGACACAAAGGCTTCTACAAAGTGAGAAGCAAAAGGATGAAGAGAAGATGGTGCTACACAGAAAAGAGGAAGGGAATGAGATGAAacacaagaaaggaaaagctaACAAAATCCAgagctgcccagcagctcccagctgtgtcccttcaGGCCACAGGGGAACTGCTGTGGTCACGATGCAGCTGAGTGCTGACCCAGAGGGGCAGTGCTGACCTGCTGCATGCCAagggagagctctgctgcttcccagccccATGTGACACACGGAGGACGAGCCGTCGGTGCAGCACAAGGCACAGGACAGGCGGTGCCAGCTGAAGCAGTTGCAAGGAGCCATGCAGCAGAGCAGTCACAGGTCCAGGTGTGCAACCCAGCACAATGGAGTTCTTCTGCTCCGCCTGCTCCTAGCTCAGCCTCCCCAGCAAGAAGAAGCAGATGCTCAGAGGTGCAAAATTTTCTCCTGCCATTTTGAGAAGTGATTGAGTACAAGATAGCAGATCCACAGCCCACGGTGCACAGGAAGCCTTGGTCATTGGAAGATTGTTGCTACTGTTTTTCAGCTTTCACACCGGCTCCCACACTCCCAGAGGAGGTGGAAGAGGGCCTGGAAGAGGTATGCAGTGGTGCAGAGGGGGACAGTCCCCAGCACCTCAGAAATTGGGTCCTGCCCATGGCCCAAGGGGCACATGGAGCATGTAAGGGACATGTGCACGTACGAGTGAGGGAGCAGACCCAGCCCAgaccctgggagcagggacaggtcTCAGTCCCCCCAAACTGTCAGTcaaaaagaggagaaagctCTCCCATGAACGCACTTGCAAGTTAGATTGAAACGATTtacaattaggaaaaaaaagccagtcaGTAAAATCATCAACACTGGAGTAGGATTTGGTTTAAGCACAAACTGAATTGCTGGTTCTACACTCAAGTCTTGTGTAAAAGGCCCAGGCAAGTGTCCCCAGGTCTCGAATTCTCCATCTCTGGCACATACTTTTCTCATATACACTGTCTCCCTTTGGGCCAGCCACCATCAACCCAAGGGGTAGATGTCACTGGGTAAGAAAAATGGTGAGGGAATACAAAAACTCACACTCATGCACTTGGGAGATGATAGAAAACATCTGGTGTTTCCTTCAGAGATAGGGAATCTTTATTTGGCCCATGGTGgtgggaagagaagggagatAGAGGGGAATAACTAAAATGGAATGATTTGAATGTGCAAATACATCAGTGGCCACCAGGGTAGGTCAGACAGGAACGTACACGAGACACAGGTGGATTGCACTGATCACCGTTTCCAAAGCAgctcaaaaataaaacaaaaacaagcccTGCGCCAGTTCTATCGTACCATCACTAAGTACCAAAGCTTAGAGTCAGTGAGACGGGTTAGTGAACCGTTTCCGTGGCAGGCGGGCGAGCGCCAGTGCTCAGAAGGCATGCTGGGGTAGGACTCTCACACGCTCCTGTTCCCCACCTCCTATGGCGCCCTGTGTCTCCAGCCTGCTCAAACACTCCAAGCTTCTTCCAAGAGCTTCTTCCAGCTGTCCCCGGAGCTCGTGGACCCCTTCCAGCTCCACCTGCAGAGCGTGGTCTCTCGCAGCACTAAGCAGACACGTGGCACAGAAGGGAAGAGGGTTAGACAGGCCACAGCCAGCGCACAGCAAACTGGCCCCTCCATCAGGGACACCGACACCAGGCACAGCCCCGGGTGCTCTCCAGGCAGCTCAGCCACCTCCTGCTCACCTCAGACCTCTCCAGAGCACAGCCACCCCCAAAAAAGGCCCCAGCCCATGCTAGGGGCCGCGTAGTCACAGCTGTTCTTCAGTACTTTCCCAAGCACTCCACTTATGTGCTCCCTTGCTATCAGGTAGCTCAAATATCCCAGAGGCTGCAGCCCTGTGAAGGGCAGGGTATTAATGAAGGGAACAGGCAACTGCCTGGACAAGCATCTAGAGAGATCCTTACCACCCCAACAGTTGGCTGGGAATTTGACAGCAGTCTCTGAAAGGTGGCCAAGTGTGGGTAGAAAACTGAGCTGGGAAGAGATAAGCCAAGGAACAGAGATGGAAATCCCATGACAATGGGGGGAGTTTAAGGGAGCATTTAAAGCTGGCCACTGCAGCCTCTTCAAGGGAAAAAGCCTAAAACTTGGACTCTCAAAGAAGGTTTTGGCTGATCCTTTGCCTAGACTCCTTCTTTCCCCACTGAAAAGCTCTCAGACTTGCTGAATGATCCCGGCTTCAGGGATTGCCCCACTGGACCACCCACACCTgccctggcaggagagcagggcagcacagagccaaggcagcCTCACTTACCTGTCTGGATGTGTGTGAAACTTCACCAGGCTGCCATAGAGCTGCCTCTCTGCCTGAAGAGCTTCATTTAATCGATTCCTCTCAGCCACCAGCCCTTCCAGCATCAGTAACAACTGGTTAGAGAGAAGAGACAAGAGCAGCTCTtaaacagagacagaaatcaAAGGAGGTATCTAGCTGTCCCTGACGAAGTGGGggttctccttcctctcttgCTTGTGTCCAAGTTGATCCATGTCATCCCTGGACTCCCAAAAACCTTTGTCCTTTGGACAAGTGCTAAAGAAAACTGATCTTCTCTGTATTCCCACATTCACACAGTCAGCTTCCAAGAACAAGCGCATCTCAGCACATGCAAAGGCTGAAAACAAAGCCTCGTAACTGAGTACCAGAAGAAATACAAACATAGCCAAGCTTGCCCCACTGGCACACTACCTGCTGCCTTCTGTTTCCAGTAGCCTCCTGTCCTCGTGACTCTGCTACGGCCACTTTCTCCCGAAGCACCAGCACCTCTTGTGTCAGCCTTTCCACAGCTGGAATTTCTTCAGGATCCACCAGCTGCATCTGCAGATCCTGACAACCAACAAACAGCAGGAGGGCTCAGTGAGGAAGGGATCAGTAACAAAGACAGCTGGACCTTCACAAACCTCCCTGGAATGCAACTGCCAAAGGTTTCCAGTGTTTGCAGAGATCCAGGTCTCctaagaaaaaaatgccaaagcACTGAGAGTGGATTAGGCACAAACCATAGCCTGCAATAAGAACCAAGAAGGGACACGATGCATTCTGATTAAAGGACTTGAAGGAGGGTGTTTGGttaaaaaacaaataacaacAGTCTGGGGGTTTATGGCCTTTGCCTTCTGGCCAAAGGAACACAGAAAGCTGTAGGCAAACGACCAGCAACAGCATCCACAGCCAGCCAGTCACACTGGTCTGAGGATGTGTGGGACAAAAAGACTCCTCTGCAGCCTTCCCAGGTGGAACTGACCCAGCCTAGCATAGTATCTCACCTTGATGAGGTCCTCTTTGATCTGGATGGTTCTGGTCAAGGACTCGATATCCGAGGCCTgcacctgcagctcctcctcctgtgtGGCCACGACAGACTGGAGAGCAgtgagctcctgctgcagagggAAGAGAAGCCCGTCAGAGACTTCTGAAAGCCCATACCCCCCCTGCAAGCTGCTGCCCCATTTCTCTCACAACAATGAGAGGTACCCTCACAACAGTGGGATCCAAAACCTCCAGTGAGGGGCACCCCTAAGGTCTGCTGAAGGTAAGGGAGATCAGCACAGGCTCCATCACAAGCTCACCctgctttctctttccttcttcgCCATTAGCTCCAGCTCCTCTTTGGCATTGATAAGATCCTTCTCCAGTTCTGCTGCTGACATTGTAACTGCAAGACAACTTGGTTACTGCAGGAACACTATGTGTCAGTTCAGACCTCAGGATCACACACAATTCCTCTCTGGCAAGACAGGGCCCTGTCTTGCTTGTGCTCCCCATCACACTGTCTCTTAGTAAATGCTCTTCTTCCCTGCTTGATCTTTCAACACCAGCCCAAAGCAACAGCAACATCACAGGCTTGCTGTCCTACCCCTGGCAAAGTTCAAGTGTCCTGGTTCCAAGGCAAAGCCCAAAACAGTTACAATTACCTCAGCTCAGCCTGAAATGCAGTCAAAAACTCTCCAGTGGACAGCATGAGATCTTGAGTAGAAACACCTCACCTCAAACCCAACAGCagcctttctctttcccttacTCCCATCCTCAGACATCACCCAGAAGAGAGGCACAgctttatttcaaaattctCTTGTTCAATGCTCTCCACTCTTCCACAGTTTTATGTAATCATGTTTCCCCCACAGCAGAAAGCCCTGGTCATATTTGGGGACCTCAGAAGAAGCTGCCCCACTCTCACCTCCCtctgtcctgcagctgctgtcctCCTGTGGGGATCCAGCAACGACTGTAGTTCCACAAGCTCTTTGCAGTATTTCCTGAAAACATAAAAATCTGCAGGTTTGCATTTTCATGGGGAACACACAGCTTCCCCAGAATTCCAGGACTGCCTGCTGGCTGTTCTGTTGACACCTCTAAAATGTGAAAACACAACGAAGGGGATATAGCCAGGCAGCAGAGACAAGTGAATTGCACCCAGAAGTTGTATGTGTGGGGAACAGGGCACTTGTTTTATTTGGCACCAAGAAGCTGCTGGAATCAAGTGTCTTCACAGTAAAGATTAAAGAGGTTTCACTCAACTGCAGCAAGACCATCTTTCAATTGAGACTCATCTTCATCTCAGATGTGGCCCAAAGGGACCATGCAGGAAGGAAGACACATCTCTGGAAGTCTCTAGAGCTCACTGATCCTGGGAATAGAAACCTGTTTACAGCTGCTTAAAAACATTCAACACATCAGCTCACCAATAAACTGTTAACAGCTGCTCAAGCAGGAGCCATGGCATATGCAGCCTTGGAGCTGTGTTCAGCCTCAAAGGGGGTTTTAGCaaagctgctttaaaaataCCAACTCCAATTGTGGAAGAGACAGCAAACAGCCAGCAGGCTCTGCCAAGAATTAGTAGGACCTAAATTTAGCTCTCTTGTCCCCTCCAGAATGTGACAATGTCAGGGAGGGGATTACAATACAGCAAGGCAGCCCAGCCCAAGGAAGGAGTGGGTCAATGCTGGAAGGTCAAAGGGTGGATGTCTTTCATACTCTCACGTGCCTCAAGGATTCAATTACTGCTCcatcaaaacaaaaagagacACTGAGTGACAAAGGCTGGTGAAATCAAGATCAGAACATTCAGGCAGCATTCCTGCTCCTCAGTTTCTTCTCCTCCTATAGGAAGTCTTTTCCCTAATCCCACTTTCATTTCTATCATTCTCTGTGGTGCTCTTCTCTCTCCTATTTCCTTCTGTGGCAATCAGTTCTTTCTGAAGCCCCAAGGCCACAGGCAGAGAAACACAGTGCATGATTCTTACTTGTATGGATTGTTTGTCCTGCTTCAATGGCCTGGCACCAGCTGACTGGGTCCCAACAGGGTCCTTCCCCAACAGGTGCTGGCGCAGAAGTTGTAGCTCGCAGCTCCTTTCAGCCAAAGCCTGTGCCATCTTCTCTGCAGCCACCTGATTGAGGGGGAAAATTAGGGATAGGGCCAGGACCAGGGGTAGGATCCTGGTCCCTCTTCTTCCTTAGAGACTAAGGGAAACCATCTCAGTATTTATCTGTCACTCGAGACTCAAAGTGCTCTGCAAACCAGCCTGGCAGCCACTGCTCCTGGCCACTCACACCCACTCCAGTGCAGCCTTCCCATCTCTACTCGCCAGCGAGGCTCAGCCTCTCACCTATGGAGGAACAAACTCCTCCATTTCTCTCAGCCCACTCACGGGCTTCTCTTTGCTTAACAAAAGCCAGGGCCACCCACCTCAGCCTCCAGCTGCGGAACTGCACAAAActcactctgctctgctgctccttggtgctcagagcctgcagcagctcccgaATTTCAGCATCATGCTCCATGGTTTGACGGTTCCGGTCACTGAGGAGATCCTGCAGCATcttctccttgtgctggagacgcaggcacagctcctctgctACCTCACTCTGCCCGGGGCCCAGCTTGCACAGCAGAGTTGCTGTAAGTTCCTGAAcaagagggaggaaaggagagagaCTGCTACTGTCAAACTGGAAGTTGTTCAAGGACTCTTCAGCTCAGGGTGTAGCTGAGAGAGCAGAGTCAGCAGGCACAGGTATGTAAAGGGGCCAAAAGCAGCCAGCCTCCAAACACTGAGCACAGCTTCAGGTGAGGCAGGCAGCAGGCTCTGGTTTGGGACCACTCTCTCTATGGACAAAGTGGCTGAAGGCTCAGAAAGCCAAGCTAAGGCCTTACCTCCACTTCCTTGTTCCTGTCATGCAGGCAGGTTTGCAACTGTTGGATGatcccctcctgctccttctgccTGCTGCAAGATTTGGCCTCAATCTCCTCTTTGAGCCAGCGGAGGTTTTGGCAGGTTGCTGAGACCTGCTCCAGTTCCAGGGTTTTGGCTTTCAGGAGGCTCTCCAGGCTCTGAGGACCACAACAGAAGCAGCTCAACCAGGGACAGAGACTTAATCCTGAATTAAGCAAAACTGGAAATACCAGTCTCTACTGCTAGCAGAGTCACACAGATTCACCCATCTGTTCCAGCTGTCCTCTACACCCAGCCCAGAAACAGGAGTGACCCAGGAACTTGCCCTACACACAAGACCAGTGGAAGCCAAACACCTGCAGACACTCTCCCCAGCAACCACCAGAGCATTCACAGGAAGCTCTGTCTAACACCACGGCCCCACAGCCATGCTGGACTCTGCAGGCCCAGGTCCAAGCACTCACGTGAATGGTGGCCTCGTTGCTGGAGAGGACATTGCGCAGCCTCTGCAGGTCACAGCCACGCTCCCGGATTGAGAGGCGGAGCTGTTGTAGCTcttgctccttcttctccaGGGCACAGAACTTCTCATCCACCGCTCGCTGTGTGAAAGAGGGGATCATTCAGAGGGGGGCGCTGCAGCCAACACTCCCTGTATGTTGGACTTCAGCTCCCCCTTCCAGGGGGACTCCTCTCAAAAGGATGAGCCACAGGGAGCGTGCAAAAGATATGGTCACCCCTGGGGTCAGCCTGGGGCTGATGGTAACCCAAAGGCTGAGCCTCAGGGACGACTGAAACATTGCCTACAATATGTGCTCACCTCCAGAGCAGCATCCCTGTCACTGACACGCTGCTGCAGTTTCTCCAACATGGCATTCATGGCTGCAGGGCTCTTCTCCAAGCTTTGCTGGCATTGCAGAAGCTCCCTGGATTCCTAGAGATCACACACACACCCTAGTCAAACTGACAGCACAGTAACCTCCCCCACCTCCGAGAGCAGCACAGGAGAATCAGGGATAACTACCTCCACCCTATGCTTGCTCTAGCCTTCACATTAAAGGGTGGTAGTCCCAGCACCTGGGGCTGGCTGACTAGCACCTGCCAGGGCTCACCAGGCATTCCTGTGGGCTGAGGTACATGGATACCTGTGCCTTATTCCTCATCTTGGGGGCCCAGAAGcctctctttccttcctttcttcaaaGGGCATGCATGAAAACTACAGACAGACTTTTGCATGGCCAAATACCAAAGGAGGAGCAGAGATTCCATCTATTATGCTCAACTCAGATCTTTCCGCATCTCACCTGCAGAAGCTGCTCCTTGCGAGCCAGCTGCTGAGTCAAACGCTGAACTCTCTGCTCCTGGGCCTGCAGCTCATGGCTTTTCTCCCACTCCAAAGTctggagctgctgagccttgtcctgcagctctgcctgcagctgttGTACCACAGCACGCAGCTCctgcaaggaaaaagcacatacCTTGGAATTCAGTCCTCAACATGCAGGCCAGTGTAAGGAAGCCAAGAACAGCTAAAAATTATCTGCAAGGCTACAACTTTCACATCTCAAAACACACTTTCATGATGGTGAAGTTtgaatttatttcatttcccAGGGTACCCATCCATCTAAACCCCTTGCTCTGGCCACGGGCAGAGCTTTAGTCAAGCACAGCTAACCTGTGCAGCAGGGGACATGAACATCACAAAAAGAGATGGGACATTTGCACCAGCCAAAGATGTACAAGTGACAACATACCCACTATCAAGGGTCTTTGCTGATTTTAAATTCTCAGCTATGACACAAGGAGGCTGGAGAATTTTCCTTGCCACATGTGGCAAGGGGTTAGGCAAGTGTGCCCAGGCTCCTGTCAGCAGAAATGATGAATGAGAGCAGAGTATTGACTACATCAGTGCTTCTTAGTTGTGTAAACCCAGAAACTTCCAGGCTAAGTGCTTGTCATACCTGGCTGTGTTTCCAGGTTGCctctttctgctgctcttcttCATGGACTGtggtctccaggagctgggTTGTTCTCTTGGCTTCAGCCAGCTGATGCTCTTTCTGGCGCTGAGCTCTCTTCAGTTTCTGCACCTCCAGTTTGGTGCAGAAAAGTGTGTTTTGGAGATCGAGCAGTGACATTTGCTGCTCCTGGGGTGACAGTGGGCTCTCTGACACCTACCAAAAGACAGGGTTCAGAGAAACTCAGAGATTCTCTTCACATGAGGGATTTAAAAACCAGGATCCCTGCAGAATGAAACCTGACGTATTTGAGGCCTTCCAGGACATACCTGCAGCTGTCCCAGATGGTTTCTGTGTAACATGTCCCGCAGCTTGGCCATCGTCTCATTCTGCCCTTCAATGATGTGGTACAGCTCTTCTGTCTGAGTCCAAGCACAGGAAGCCCAGTCAGTGGCAAACCAAGCACAAACTCTCCCATCCCAAGCCTCCAGCCTGGACTATGACACCTCAGCACCACATGAAAGGGTTTTGCAAGAAGTAATTTACTGAGATGCAGGATGCCAAGCAATGGCTCAAGCATTCCTTTTCAACCACTGTCCACAGGGCTAGCACAGCTCCCTGTTCTGGTGAGCACCACCTGCCCACCCAAAACTGTTACCTTACTCTCTTTGCTCTTCAGGGCCTCATTCAGACTCTGGATTGTACGATCTTGCCTTTGTGATGTTTCTTGGACagattttaattcaaaattcaaTTCGTTCAGCTTTTCCTGTAACAACTGAAGACAGAAATAGGTTGGGTTTATTTAATCCTGCCTAATGCTCTATGTAAACACTCTTAAGACTCCCTCCACTCCTTACTCCATACAGCCCTGGTGCTGACGACATCAAGATCAGTGTGGGAGTCTGTAAACACTGTTGGAGCTGGGTGGAGACTAGTGAGTAAACACATATAGGACTTATTCTAGTGCTTCTGCTCCCTTAGGTGCAGGGCAGAAGTTTCAGGCTTGGGTTCACAGATCATACTGCCTCCCACATACTCCAGCAGAGTCTTACTCAGGCTGGCCAGCAGCCCTCCCTCCCAGTTTCTATcatttgtttctgtttcctCAAAAGGAAAGGGGCTGCTTGagcccaaaatcctcccaaaaatatgaaagaaaaacatcagcatGAAGAAGCTACACATTCACTGATCAAATCAGTGGCTTATTTAGCATTAAGTTCTGGCATCAGCACAACAGACCCCAGCCAGTGCCAGCATGCCAACAGTATGGCTGTAAAGCAAAGGGGAACCTCTCGCTGGTCTCCATGGCTGGTTTACAACCTGAGAAACTTTTGCCTTTGATACTCTCACCCTAAAGAAAATACCACCCACTCAAACAGTTTCAGGACAGTTTGTTGCTTTCACCATAAAGCTCATGACACAGCACATGTTGTGCAGTTAAACAAGTGCTCATTAGCATTTTTAAACATGCTGTCTCTTGGCATTCTTCAAGTTGGATGATACACCTCTTCCTATGAACTTACTCAAGACTCAACTTCTTAAGGAGCTGGTGCTGCCACATAATTTCCTCTTGTTGCTCATTAGTTTACACACCTGTCCTGTTATCTCTTCTCCAAGAGACACTCCCCCTAACCTGTTTAAACACTTCTAACTGCATTTACTGGGCCTTGGGTCTCTATTTCCGTCAAGCTTTGCAGTCCAGGAAGCTTCAGCACCTTATGGCTATCCCcagatttaaataaatattccaTCCCAGTTTTTCTTCCACACTTAACCTGTTTTTCCAGAGGATGTAATTTACTTTAGTGTTCAAGAGCATAATTAAAAACATATACCTTTCTCAACAGGTGTTAATATTGATCTGCCCCAAGAGAACTCAGATACATGTTTCTTTACCAAGTatttaaacagaaatgaaacCAGGACCCTCTCTACATTGATCTCCCTTGCTGCTTGAAGACAGAATGCAGCCCTCACCCCTCTCTCCTGCACCAGGCTCAGCCCATGCAAATCCAAGAGACAGGGAAATAGCCCTGTGCGTCTCTCCTTCATCAGCTCCTGGAAGGCTCAGCAGGCAAGTGGAAAGTTCTTTCAAAATAATGATttacaaaattaaatatggaaaaattacacagcccagctgcaggaaaaaaaaagtaaatgctTTTCATTCAAGCTGGCAGACAACTGAGACTAACACAGCAGCACACACCCTTGCTGGGAGAGAGGTGCAGGTACCTGCCTCCAGCCAGGCCAGAAGGCACCCTCTGACACTAACCACATCAGACTCACTAGGCAGTGGATGTGCTGCTCATGAAGACATACCTTGTTGGCAGCTTCAAAGTGCTGGATTttgccctgcagctctgccgCACGCACATCGGACACGTGCTCCCCTGCTGCAGGGTTACCTGGAGCTGGCTGCTGACGTTCATCCTGCAAAttctgaaaggagaaaaacagcaaaaaatga
Protein-coding sequences here:
- the PDE4DIP gene encoding myomegalin isoform X9, producing MKENCRICGRELCGNQRRWIFHTAAKLNLQVLLSHVLGRELCRDGRSEFACSKCAFMLDRIYRFDTVIARIEALSIERLQKLLLEKDRLKFCIASMYRRNNDDSSTEDRAGEGTVDLSNLPDARYAALLQEDFTYSGFEYWMDQEEHGLEPHSCHHSEGAGNRPRRCRGCAALRVADADYEAICKVPRKVARSISCGLSSRWSASIGNEESSVCDVAESISSRVAVDGDSMEEGTPASSVESLDTTVEASPPQQKDEDADKGLKGNGKCDDFSDDRMTPNSSLSGNRLELALNLIKTLDYKPLQSPRGSRLPIPVKSSLPPPKLSRDLADGSASAGLACASSAFLNTDRKSFSRAPLGLPLEISELQELWDDLCEDYMPLRVQNLQDERQQPAPGNPAAGEHVSDVRAAELQGKIQHFEAANKLLQEKLNELNFELKSVQETSQRQDRTIQSLNEALKSKESKTEELYHIIEGQNETMAKLRDMLHRNHLGQLQVSESPLSPQEQQMSLLDLQNTLFCTKLEVQKLKRAQRQKEHQLAEAKRTTQLLETTVHEEEQQKEATWKHSQELRAVVQQLQAELQDKAQQLQTLEWEKSHELQAQEQRVQRLTQQLARKEQLLQESRELLQCQQSLEKSPAAMNAMLEKLQQRVSDRDAALERAVDEKFCALEKKEQELQQLRLSIRERGCDLQRLRNVLSSNEATIHSLESLLKAKTLELEQVSATCQNLRWLKEEIEAKSCSRQKEQEGIIQQLQTCLHDRNKEVEELTATLLCKLGPGQSEVAEELCLRLQHKEKMLQDLLSDRNRQTMEHDAEIRELLQALSTKEQQSRVAAEKMAQALAERSCELQLLRQHLLGKDPVGTQSAGARPLKQDKQSIQEILQRACGTTVVAGSPQEDSSCRTEGVTMSAAELEKDLINAKEELELMAKKERESRQELTALQSVVATQEEELQVQASDIESLTRTIQIKEDLIKDLQMQLVDPEEIPAVERLTQEVLVLREKVAVAESRGQEATGNRRQQLLLMLEGLVAERNRLNEALQAERQLYGSLVKFHTHPDSAARDHALQVELEGVHELRGQLEEALGRSLECLSRLETQGAIGGGEQERVRVLPQHAF